A single window of Paenibacillus sp. FSL H8-0537 DNA harbors:
- the yycH gene encoding two-component system activity regulator YycH, with protein MERAKTMLLIFLVAFSLIQSYFLAYSMPGLGATVRTEQDYINAEPLGEETTVENVVFPDELIIHFGGDKHTVLYPGMTFYNMILKDRIQGREFKGFQRSPIDVMDWEQVRKKDAGVELRFQNGVPVDLLRKLLKVQGDIMFLNETIDRIWIFKTSNTEEVRTFFFSEGGDIVYESVQADLTVRDVQDYVGFGEYQTNFQYADGDLYIPDKPLQAVEIVYPYTIYSADVVQRNLFFDPGTTKALKDRSGAQIYTDGKRGLQVEQSGNWMIYTDPAASKSADNILSDNVYAAVEFVNQHGGWDGTHRFVNPVLDADSKLGRTVLFQQYLEQYPVLEAAGFQYGWIRLILQQGVVTEYNRSLITLGNQAETRESRYLPGGDDLRVALKHYAKLSEVTSLFPALQAVPKEGSKLDFVPVWGVKLADGTQEVLMEAYPTGYVPMEVTTDAEGSAGAAK; from the coding sequence ATGGAACGGGCGAAAACGATGCTATTAATTTTTTTGGTCGCCTTCAGCCTCATACAAAGCTATTTCCTCGCTTACAGCATGCCAGGGCTTGGGGCTACGGTACGGACGGAGCAGGACTACATTAATGCGGAGCCGCTTGGTGAAGAGACGACGGTGGAAAATGTTGTTTTTCCCGATGAGCTGATTATCCACTTTGGCGGGGACAAGCATACGGTGCTGTATCCGGGCATGACCTTCTATAATATGATTCTCAAGGACCGCATACAGGGCCGCGAGTTTAAAGGGTTTCAGCGGAGTCCAATCGATGTCATGGATTGGGAGCAGGTGCGGAAAAAGGATGCGGGTGTGGAGCTGCGCTTCCAAAATGGCGTACCGGTTGATTTGCTGCGCAAGCTGCTGAAGGTGCAGGGCGACATTATGTTTTTGAATGAGACGATTGACCGCATCTGGATTTTCAAAACGAGCAATACGGAAGAGGTGCGAACCTTCTTCTTTAGTGAGGGTGGCGATATTGTCTATGAATCGGTTCAGGCCGATTTGACGGTTCGCGATGTGCAGGATTACGTCGGCTTCGGGGAATATCAGACGAATTTTCAGTATGCGGACGGCGATCTGTATATTCCGGATAAGCCGCTTCAGGCGGTGGAAATCGTGTATCCGTATACGATTTATTCGGCAGATGTGGTGCAGCGCAATCTGTTCTTCGATCCAGGAACGACGAAGGCGCTTAAGGATCGCAGCGGCGCACAAATCTATACCGATGGCAAACGCGGGCTTCAAGTGGAGCAGAGCGGCAACTGGATGATTTATACCGATCCGGCGGCGTCAAAGAGCGCAGATAATATTTTGAGCGATAATGTGTATGCCGCAGTGGAGTTTGTGAATCAGCATGGCGGCTGGGATGGCACGCATCGCTTCGTTAATCCTGTACTGGATGCGGACAGCAAGCTGGGCAGAACGGTGCTGTTCCAGCAGTATTTGGAGCAATATCCGGTTTTGGAGGCGGCTGGCTTTCAGTATGGCTGGATTCGGCTGATTTTGCAGCAGGGCGTGGTGACGGAGTACAATCGTTCGCTGATTACGCTTGGCAATCAGGCAGAAACGCGGGAATCGCGTTATTTGCCGGGTGGCGATGATTTGCGGGTAGCGCTCAAGCATTATGCAAAGCTATCTGAGGTCACAAGTCTGTTCCCGGCACTTCAGGCGGTGCCGAAGGAAGGCAGTAAGCTGGATTTTGTCCCTGTATGGGGTGTGAAGCTTGCGGATGGCACGCAGGAAGTGCTGATGGAGGCTTATCCAACAGGCTACGTTCCGATGGAAGTAACGACCGATGCTGAAGGATCGGCTGGAGCGGCGAAGTAG
- a CDS encoding peptidoglycan DD-metalloendopeptidase family protein, with protein MTDFRATGRIRKAWNTSIQFFRQFRTQDSKGINQQPTAAVQATSTTAAATNYKKPIILAGGIIAILAAVGIGGIQYIKANTNDYYHLYMNGTEVGTVGSPLEVGALLEQKASEAQQATPDIPILLESGQLTYTSTSAYKGVPNTQQTLAKLEGLLTTHAVGVEVKVNGKVIGIVKNQEAADAVLARVQSKYAPEEKAEKESTKVRALAFSSEEAEVDKNTPKAGKELTDVAFVEKVETDAVSTSLSDIVSDNDMYKLLVEGTIKPTKYTVAQGDCVGCIAQKFDISPQVIYENNKGIEDDMIKVGDVLDLTVRQPELSVRTTENLTEIVTIDPPTEVQKNDDMRVGESKLISAGVSGSKSLTYKIVKENGYLISEELVDQQVITEAIPTVMMKGTKVILGEGTGLFSSPVSSYSVSSTFGQRWGRMHKGIDMTGSKTITAADNGVVSFAGTKNGYGNVVIIDHKNGYETLYGHLDSISVSVGDILEKGDTLGIMGNTGRSYGVHLHFEIHKDGELQNPLKYL; from the coding sequence ATGACCGATTTTAGGGCAACGGGTCGGATCCGAAAGGCGTGGAATACATCCATTCAGTTCTTTCGGCAATTCCGAACACAAGACTCGAAAGGCATCAATCAGCAACCGACCGCAGCAGTGCAAGCGACATCGACAACAGCAGCAGCTACTAACTATAAGAAACCTATCATCCTTGCAGGCGGAATTATCGCGATTTTGGCAGCAGTCGGAATTGGCGGTATACAATATATTAAGGCTAACACGAATGACTATTATCACTTATATATGAACGGCACCGAAGTAGGGACGGTCGGCAGTCCGCTGGAGGTTGGGGCGCTGCTTGAGCAGAAGGCATCCGAAGCACAGCAGGCAACGCCGGATATTCCAATCTTGTTGGAATCAGGTCAACTTACATATACGAGTACAAGTGCATACAAAGGTGTCCCGAATACGCAGCAGACGCTTGCGAAGCTGGAAGGCCTGCTTACAACCCACGCTGTTGGCGTAGAGGTGAAGGTAAATGGCAAAGTAATCGGTATTGTGAAGAACCAAGAAGCAGCAGATGCCGTACTGGCACGTGTGCAGAGCAAATATGCACCGGAAGAGAAGGCGGAGAAGGAATCAACGAAGGTTCGCGCACTCGCTTTTTCATCAGAGGAAGCAGAGGTGGACAAGAATACACCTAAGGCAGGCAAGGAACTGACGGATGTCGCTTTCGTAGAGAAGGTGGAGACGGATGCGGTATCGACTTCGCTTAGCGACATTGTCTCAGACAATGATATGTACAAGCTGCTCGTAGAGGGCACAATTAAACCAACGAAATATACGGTAGCGCAAGGTGATTGCGTCGGTTGTATCGCTCAGAAATTTGATATTTCACCTCAAGTAATTTATGAGAATAACAAAGGCATTGAAGATGATATGATCAAGGTTGGAGATGTGCTGGATCTTACGGTTCGCCAGCCGGAGCTTTCTGTCCGGACAACCGAGAATTTGACGGAGATCGTAACAATCGACCCGCCAACCGAGGTTCAGAAAAATGATGACATGCGCGTTGGAGAATCCAAGCTGATCAGCGCAGGCGTCAGCGGCTCCAAGAGCCTGACCTACAAAATCGTGAAAGAGAATGGTTACCTAATCAGCGAAGAGCTGGTAGACCAGCAGGTGATTACGGAAGCTATTCCAACCGTTATGATGAAGGGCACGAAGGTCATTTTGGGTGAAGGAACGGGTTTATTCTCTTCTCCAGTATCGAGCTATTCGGTGTCCAGCACGTTCGGACAGCGTTGGGGACGGATGCATAAAGGCATCGACATGACGGGCAGCAAAACGATTACAGCAGCTGACAATGGCGTTGTTAGTTTTGCGGGCACGAAGAACGGCTACGGCAACGTAGTCATTATTGACCATAAGAACGGATATGAAACGCTGTACGGGCATCTTGATTCGATTAGCGTCAGCGTAGGCGATATATTAGAAAAAGGCGATACACTAGGTATTATGGGGAACACGGGACGGTCTTACGGCGTCCACCTTCATTTTGAAATTCATAAAGACGGAGAGCTTCAAAACCCGTTGAAATATTTATAA
- the walK gene encoding cell wall metabolism sensor histidine kinase WalK yields MMVRRFFRTIQVKLVIIYLLLILVAMQLIGVYFISTVKTSLTDSFTNNLKEQADILSKLAARHLSIKPGGDLDTNVESAEGLSLVVRNLFSISGTEVQVLDANGKIVATSVQVPESYVGKKNPSLAVSRALVGIPENEEEIIDENNVRKKIIALPVTGNDNDNVLGAVYMVASMDSLYDTVNRVNQIFFSGTLLALGLTGVLGILLAHTITSPIQGLTRQAAAVAEGKFDFKVPVLGDDEIGRLSMAFNDMTIRLKEALSVNEEENEKLNSILSNMSDGVIAADEHGKVIVWNRRSLEMLDRKSCENCSLTELLSLPQQRLDELRQGKEQTLILDRGEESEMDEAEGIMRVTFTPIHRRDKGTTGTIVVLQDVTEQEKLEQSRRQFVANVSHELRTPLTTIKSYAEALNDGALAERELSERFVGVISNETERMIRLVSDLLHLSRLDSNQAPMRRRQTNIHDMLDEVADRFSFQLRQKSIRASIQVDSELKEAWLDRDQIDQVLDNLFSNAIKYTLDGGKIQLSARKQEQSLIAISVKDTGIGIPKRDLQKIFDRFYRVDKARSRNMGGTGLGLSIAREIVKAHGGTISLDSELNVGTTVTFTLPMLEEDGERS; encoded by the coding sequence ATGATGGTGCGGCGATTTTTTCGCACGATCCAGGTGAAGCTGGTCATTATTTATTTGCTGCTGATTCTGGTGGCGATGCAGTTGATTGGCGTCTATTTCATCAGCACGGTCAAGACGTCGCTGACGGACAGCTTCACGAACAACCTCAAGGAGCAGGCCGATATTTTGTCCAAGCTGGCGGCGCGCCACTTGTCGATCAAGCCAGGCGGCGATCTGGATACGAATGTGGAAAGCGCGGAAGGTCTCAGCCTCGTCGTTCGCAACTTGTTCAGCATAAGCGGCACAGAGGTGCAGGTGCTCGATGCGAATGGCAAGATCGTTGCGACGTCTGTTCAGGTGCCGGAATCGTATGTAGGCAAGAAAAATCCGTCGCTCGCGGTGAGCCGGGCATTGGTCGGCATTCCAGAGAACGAGGAAGAGATCATTGACGAAAATAATGTCCGGAAAAAGATCATTGCGCTGCCGGTAACAGGCAACGACAATGACAATGTGCTCGGCGCGGTCTATATGGTCGCGTCGATGGACAGCCTGTATGACACGGTGAACCGGGTCAATCAGATTTTTTTCTCGGGAACGCTCCTCGCTTTGGGGCTGACGGGGGTGCTCGGCATTTTGCTTGCCCATACGATCACGAGCCCCATTCAAGGACTGACCCGGCAGGCGGCAGCGGTCGCTGAAGGGAAGTTCGATTTCAAGGTGCCGGTGCTGGGCGATGACGAAATTGGGCGGCTCAGCATGGCGTTTAACGATATGACGATCCGGCTGAAGGAGGCGCTGTCGGTCAATGAAGAGGAGAATGAGAAGCTGAATTCCATTCTCTCGAATATGAGCGATGGCGTTATTGCAGCGGATGAGCACGGGAAGGTCATCGTCTGGAATCGGCGGTCGCTGGAAATGCTTGATCGCAAAAGCTGCGAAAATTGCAGCCTGACCGAGCTGCTGTCGCTGCCTCAGCAGCGCTTGGACGAGCTGCGGCAGGGCAAGGAGCAGACGCTCATTCTTGATCGGGGCGAGGAATCGGAAATGGATGAGGCGGAAGGGATAATGCGCGTCACCTTTACGCCTATTCACCGCCGGGATAAAGGGACGACGGGTACCATTGTCGTCTTGCAGGATGTCACCGAGCAGGAGAAGCTGGAGCAGTCGCGCAGGCAGTTCGTTGCGAATGTCTCCCATGAGCTGCGGACGCCGCTGACGACGATCAAGAGCTATGCTGAGGCGCTGAATGACGGGGCGCTAGCCGAGCGGGAGCTGTCAGAGCGTTTCGTCGGCGTTATCAGCAATGAGACGGAGCGAATGATTCGGCTCGTATCCGACCTGCTGCATTTGTCACGGCTGGATTCCAATCAGGCGCCTATGCGGCGCAGGCAGACGAACATCCACGACATGCTCGACGAGGTGGCGGATCGGTTCTCGTTCCAGCTGCGCCAGAAATCGATTCGGGCTTCTATTCAGGTCGATAGCGAGCTGAAAGAGGCTTGGCTGGACCGGGATCAGATTGATCAGGTGCTGGATAATCTTTTTTCCAATGCGATTAAATATACGCTGGACGGCGGCAAAATTCAGCTGAGTGCCCGCAAACAGGAGCAATCGCTAATCGCGATTAGCGTAAAGGATACGGGAATTGGCATTCCGAAACGGGATTTGCAAAAGATCTTCGATCGGTTCTACCGCGTAGACAAGGCCCGCTCGCGCAATATGGGCGGAACAGGGCTCGGCTTGTCCATTGCCCGGGAAATCGTCAAAGCGCATGGCGGCACGATTTCGCTTGATTCGGAGCTGAATGTCGGGACGACGGTTACGTTCACGCTGCCGATGCTGGAAGAGGACGGTGAGCGAAGCTAA
- a CDS encoding adenylosuccinate synthase, translating into MSTVVVVGTQWGDEGKGKITDYLAEGADVVARYQGGNNAGHTILIDNKKYKLTMVPSGIFNHNKVCVIGNGMVINPKALIEEINYIQENGFSTENLKISDRAHVIMPYHIVLDALEETRKGDNKIGTTGKGIGPCYMDKAARNGIRIADLMDAEEFEQKLRRLVVEKNQVIEQVFGGEPLNADSIVEEYLAYAEVLRSYVTDTSVVLNDAIDAGNKVLFEGAQGVMLDIDQGTYPFVTSSNPSAGGVCIGSGVGPSKIQQVIGVAKAYTTRVGDGPFPTEQNNEIGDLIRDKGHEYGTVTGRPRRVGWFDSVVVRHARRVSGITGLSLNSLDVMTGIETVKICTGYKYNGEIITHYPASLKMLADCEAVYEELPGWSEDISGAKTLDDLPVNTRNYLNRVSELTGIPIAIFSVGRNREQTNPVVAIYK; encoded by the coding sequence ATGTCTACGGTTGTTGTGGTTGGTACGCAGTGGGGAGACGAAGGAAAAGGCAAAATTACCGATTATCTGGCGGAAGGCGCCGACGTCGTCGCTCGCTATCAAGGCGGTAACAATGCCGGACACACTATTCTCATTGACAATAAGAAATATAAATTAACGATGGTACCTTCGGGTATTTTTAATCACAATAAAGTGTGTGTCATCGGTAATGGTATGGTTATTAACCCTAAAGCGCTAATTGAAGAAATTAACTATATTCAAGAAAACGGGTTTTCGACTGAAAACTTGAAAATCAGCGATCGTGCCCATGTCATTATGCCTTATCATATCGTACTTGATGCATTGGAAGAAACGCGCAAAGGCGATAATAAAATTGGTACAACGGGCAAAGGCATCGGTCCTTGCTACATGGATAAAGCCGCTCGCAACGGCATTCGGATCGCCGACCTGATGGATGCAGAAGAGTTTGAGCAGAAGCTGCGCCGCCTTGTTGTCGAGAAAAACCAAGTGATTGAGCAAGTATTCGGCGGCGAGCCGCTGAATGCCGACAGCATCGTTGAGGAATACCTCGCTTATGCTGAAGTGCTTCGCTCGTATGTAACGGACACATCCGTTGTCCTGAATGATGCGATTGATGCTGGCAACAAGGTGCTGTTTGAAGGCGCGCAAGGCGTTATGCTGGATATTGACCAAGGTACATATCCATTCGTAACTTCGTCCAATCCATCCGCTGGCGGCGTATGTATCGGTTCTGGCGTAGGCCCATCGAAAATCCAGCAAGTTATCGGCGTAGCTAAAGCCTATACAACACGTGTTGGCGATGGTCCATTCCCAACTGAGCAAAACAATGAAATCGGCGATTTGATTCGCGATAAAGGTCACGAGTACGGTACGGTTACTGGCCGTCCGCGCCGTGTAGGCTGGTTCGACAGTGTAGTTGTACGCCATGCTCGCCGTGTTAGCGGAATTACAGGCTTGTCGCTTAACTCGCTCGACGTTATGACAGGCATTGAAACGGTTAAAATTTGCACAGGCTACAAATATAATGGAGAAATCATTACGCACTATCCAGCAAGCCTGAAAATGCTTGCGGATTGCGAAGCGGTATATGAGGAGCTTCCAGGCTGGTCCGAGGATATTTCTGGCGCAAAAACGCTGGATGATCTGCCAGTGAACACGCGCAATTACTTGAACCGCGTTTCGGAGCTGACAGGTATTCCGATTGCGATTTTCTCAGTCGGCCGCAACCGCGAGCAGACAAATCCGGTTGTAGCTATTTACAAATAG
- a CDS encoding NAD(P)H-dependent oxidoreductase: MSKDIQLLAISGSLRAKSSNTALMSAIIGLAAEPVRFSVYSGLSELPHFNPDLDVEEGPSAVRELRKQLKEADGVLICTPEYGNGVPGSLKNALDWIVSSGEFVNKRVAVVTASPSPMGGDKANASLLLTLNMINAIIVDQGIVMIPHIALKMDKEGVITDEDTKQQLLAMLASLAQPNSLE; this comes from the coding sequence ATGAGCAAGGATATTCAGCTTTTGGCGATTTCGGGAAGCTTGCGTGCGAAGTCTTCCAATACGGCACTTATGAGCGCGATTATCGGACTGGCTGCGGAGCCTGTACGTTTCAGCGTTTACAGCGGGCTGAGCGAGCTTCCGCATTTTAATCCTGATCTGGATGTAGAGGAAGGGCCATCAGCGGTTAGAGAGCTGCGAAAACAGCTAAAGGAGGCAGACGGTGTTCTCATCTGTACACCTGAATACGGGAATGGTGTCCCGGGCTCCTTGAAAAATGCGCTCGACTGGATCGTGTCCTCTGGCGAATTCGTCAACAAAAGAGTGGCGGTTGTCACGGCATCGCCATCACCAATGGGCGGGGATAAAGCCAATGCTTCGCTGCTGCTCACGCTGAATATGATTAATGCGATTATCGTGGATCAAGGCATAGTCATGATTCCGCATATCGCCCTCAAGATGGACAAAGAAGGCGTTATTACGGATGAAGACACGAAGCAGCAGCTGCTCGCTATGCTGGCTAGTCTGGCACAGCCCAATTCTCTTGAATAA
- the yycF gene encoding response regulator YycF, whose product MHGKILVVDDEQPIADILKFNLEKEGYEVICAFDGGQAVELAFAEKPDLMLLDLMLPVKDGMDVCREVRAKLHMPIIMLTAKDTEIDKVLGLELGADDYVTKPFSTRELLARVKAHLRRQQKSAEVTVSAGGSDGGQDEQQEKQGLRLFNLFIDTDMYVVYKDNQPLDLTHREYELVYYMARNSGKVMTREHLLQAVWGFEYFGDVRTVDVTIRRLREKIEDDPSRPEFIMTRRGLGYMMRSTKPGGYGYV is encoded by the coding sequence ATGCACGGTAAAATTTTAGTGGTCGACGACGAACAGCCGATTGCAGATATATTGAAGTTCAACTTGGAGAAAGAAGGCTACGAGGTTATTTGTGCTTTCGATGGCGGACAGGCTGTGGAGCTTGCTTTTGCAGAGAAACCGGATTTAATGCTGCTCGACCTGATGCTTCCGGTGAAGGATGGCATGGATGTGTGCCGCGAGGTTCGCGCGAAGCTGCATATGCCGATCATTATGCTGACGGCGAAGGATACGGAAATCGATAAGGTGCTGGGCCTTGAGCTTGGTGCGGATGATTATGTGACGAAGCCGTTCAGCACCCGCGAGCTGCTGGCCCGAGTGAAGGCTCATCTAAGACGGCAGCAGAAGTCGGCGGAGGTTACGGTAAGTGCGGGAGGCTCGGATGGAGGACAGGACGAACAGCAGGAGAAGCAGGGCCTGCGTCTGTTTAATTTGTTCATTGATACCGATATGTATGTCGTCTACAAGGACAACCAACCGCTTGATTTGACGCACCGGGAATACGAGCTTGTCTATTATATGGCGCGCAACAGCGGCAAGGTCATGACGCGGGAGCATTTGCTGCAGGCGGTATGGGGCTTTGAATATTTTGGCGACGTGCGGACGGTGGATGTAACAATCCGCAGGCTGCGTGAGAAGATCGAGGATGATCCGAGCAGGCCGGAGTTCATTATGACACGGCGCGGGCTGGGTTATATGATGCGAAGCACGAAGCCGGGAGGTTACGGTTACGTATGA
- the dnaB gene encoding replicative DNA helicase has protein sequence MSTELKFDRVPPQNMEAEQAVIGAVLLQAEALITAMERLRSEDFYSGPHQRIYEAMIELAENNQPIDLVTLTAHLQDQQLLDEIGGVSYLARLASSVPTAANVDYYAQIVEEKSLLRRLIRTATNIVTEGYAGTEQVGALLGDAEQKILEISNRRSSSGFISIRDVLMEVFEKVEHLYMNKGGTSGIPSGFVDLDKMTSGFQRSDLIIVAARPSVGKTAFALNIAQNVGVRARETVAIFSLEMSAAQLVQRMICAEANVDAGRMRTGFLEGDDWEKLTMAIGALSEAQIFIDDTPGITVAEIRAKCRRLKKERGLGMILIDYLQLISGRGKAGENRQQEVSEISRTLKQIARELEVPVIALSQLSRGVEQRQDKRPMMSDLRESGSIEQDADIVSFLYRDDYYDKESEKKNIIEIIIAKQRNGPVGTVELVFLKNFNKFVSLDRSHEDPSQAS, from the coding sequence ATGAGTACAGAGCTGAAGTTTGATCGTGTTCCGCCGCAGAACATGGAGGCGGAGCAAGCCGTTATCGGTGCCGTGCTGCTGCAGGCGGAAGCGCTGATTACAGCTATGGAGCGTCTTCGCAGTGAAGATTTTTACAGCGGCCCCCATCAGCGTATTTATGAAGCGATGATTGAGCTGGCTGAGAATAATCAGCCGATCGATCTGGTTACGCTCACTGCGCATTTGCAGGATCAGCAGCTGCTCGACGAAATTGGCGGCGTGTCTTATTTGGCACGGCTGGCCAGCTCCGTTCCAACGGCAGCGAACGTCGATTATTACGCGCAGATCGTAGAGGAGAAATCCTTGCTGCGTCGTCTGATCCGCACGGCTACGAATATCGTAACCGAAGGTTATGCCGGAACGGAGCAGGTAGGTGCGCTTCTGGGCGATGCGGAGCAGAAAATTCTCGAAATTTCCAATCGGCGCTCCAGCAGCGGGTTTATTTCCATCCGCGATGTGCTGATGGAAGTGTTCGAGAAGGTCGAGCACTTGTATATGAACAAAGGCGGAACGTCAGGCATTCCATCGGGCTTTGTCGATCTGGACAAAATGACGTCCGGCTTCCAACGCAGCGATCTCATTATTGTTGCAGCCCGTCCTTCCGTTGGTAAGACGGCTTTCGCACTGAATATTGCCCAAAATGTCGGTGTTCGCGCACGCGAGACGGTCGCCATATTCAGTCTGGAGATGTCGGCTGCACAGCTTGTGCAGCGGATGATTTGTGCGGAAGCGAATGTGGACGCGGGCCGGATGCGGACAGGCTTTCTGGAGGGTGACGACTGGGAAAAGCTGACGATGGCGATTGGCGCCTTATCCGAGGCGCAGATCTTTATTGATGATACACCCGGCATAACGGTCGCTGAAATTCGTGCGAAATGCCGCCGTCTCAAGAAAGAACGCGGGCTTGGCATGATTTTGATCGATTACCTCCAGCTTATTTCCGGCCGCGGCAAGGCAGGGGAAAATCGGCAGCAGGAAGTATCGGAAATTTCCCGTACACTGAAGCAGATTGCCCGTGAGCTTGAAGTGCCGGTTATTGCGCTTTCGCAGCTCAGCCGGGGCGTTGAGCAGCGTCAGGACAAGCGTCCGATGATGTCCGACCTTCGGGAATCCGGTTCGATTGAGCAGGATGCCGACATTGTATCCTTCCTTTATCGGGATGATTATTACGATAAGGAATCGGAGAAAAAGAATATTATCGAGATTATTATTGCCAAGCAGCGGAATGGACCCGTTGGTACGGTCGAGCTGGTGTTTCTGAAAAATTTCAATAAATTCGTCAGCTTGGACCGTTCTCATGAGGATCCATCGCAGGCATCCTAA
- the rplI gene encoding 50S ribosomal protein L9, which produces MKVIFLADVKGQGKKGEVKDVSEGYVRNFLLPKGLAKPASDGNLKTLEVQNASEQKRKAQEKEDAKTLAKKMEEMTIVLKTKAGEGGRLFGAITSKQIGEQLAAQGVKVDKRKIELEEPIRTLGMTEVLVKLHPEVKAKLRVQTTEE; this is translated from the coding sequence ATGAAAGTAATTTTTTTGGCAGATGTTAAGGGACAAGGGAAAAAAGGCGAGGTTAAAGATGTATCCGAAGGTTATGTGCGTAATTTTTTACTTCCTAAAGGACTGGCAAAACCGGCATCAGACGGCAATCTGAAGACGCTCGAAGTACAAAATGCTTCCGAGCAGAAGCGTAAAGCGCAGGAGAAGGAAGATGCGAAGACGCTTGCGAAGAAGATGGAGGAAATGACGATCGTGCTGAAGACGAAGGCTGGCGAAGGCGGCCGTTTGTTCGGTGCCATCACATCCAAGCAAATCGGAGAGCAGCTGGCTGCACAAGGTGTTAAGGTCGACAAACGTAAAATTGAGCTGGAAGAGCCCATTCGTACACTTGGCATGACGGAAGTGCTTGTGAAGCTGCATCCTGAAGTGAAAGCCAAGCTGCGCGTGCAAACAACTGAGGAATAA